The following nucleotide sequence is from Azoarcus sp. CIB.
GCACCTGATCCTCGGCACAGAAGATGTGCGCATCATCCTGCACGAAGTTGCGCACGCGCATGATGCCGTGCAGCGAACCGGAGGGCTCGTTGCGGTGGCACGAACCGAACTCGGCCATGCGCAGCGGTAGGTCCCGGTAGCTCTTCAGACCCTGGTTGAAGATCTGGATATGACACGGGCAGTTCATCGGCTTGACGGCGTAGTCGCGCTTCTCCGACTGCGTCGTGAACATGAGGTCCGAATACATGCCCCAGTGCCCCGATTTCTCCCACAGCGAGCGATCGACGATTTGCGGCGTCTTCACTTCCTGGTAGCCGTTATCGAGGATGGTGCGGCGCATGTACTGCTCGACCTGCTGCCACAGCGTCCAGCCGTTGGCGTGCCAGAACACCATGCCGGGCGCCTCTTCCTGCAGATGGAAGAGATCGAGCAGCCGACCGAGCTTGCGGTGATCGCGCTTCTCGGCCTCTTCGAGCATATGAAGATAGCTCTCGAGGTCTTCCTTCTTCGCCCAGGCGGTGCCGTACACGCGCTGCAGCATCTCGTTCTTCGAATCACCGCGCCAGTACGCGCCGGCGAGCTTGGTCAGCTTGAAGACCTTGAGCTTGCCCGTCGAGGGGACGTGAGGACCGCGACACAGGTCGATGAAGTCGCCCTGACGATAGAGCGAGACATCCTCTCCCTGCGGGATCGAGGCAATGATCTCGGCCTTGTAGTTCTCGCCCTGCGACTTGAAGAATTCCACGGCCTTGTCGCGCGGCCACACTTCGCGCGTGACCGGGATCTCGCGCTTGACGAGTTCGGCCATGCGCTTTTCGATGCTTTCGAGGTCTTCCGGCGTGAAGGGGCGCTTGTACGAGAAGTCGTAGTAGAAGCCGTTCTCGATGACCGGACCGATCGTGACCTGAGCGTCCGGGAAAAGCTCCTTCACCGCATGCGCAAGCAGGTGAGCGGTCGAGTGCCGGATGACATCCACACCCTCTTCGGTCTTGTCGGTGACGATAGCGAGCGATGCATCACTTTCGATGCGATGCGAAAGATCGACGAGCTTGCCGTCCACCTTGCCGGCAAGCGAGGCTTTCGCGAGACCCGCTCCGATCGACGCCGCGACGTCGAGCACGGTCACCGGATGGTCGAAGCTGCGTACGGAACCGTCGGGGAGCGTGATGTTCGGCATGATCTCTAGGCCTCGAGAAGGGGTGACGAAAAGCTGGATGATGGAAAATGTGGACGAAAAAAAAGTGCGGACGGGCCGCACTTTTTTCCTGGAGCACTACAGCGGAGCCCGACTTTTCAGCTTCCGGCTTCAGTAGTAGTTCGGAAGATCATCTTCCAGCTCCATACGTTGGTAGGCGCGATTGGACTCGAACCAACGACCCCCACCATGTCAAGGTGGTGCTCTAACCAGCTGAGCTACGCGCCTGCTAAGAGCTGCGCATTATAGGCATCACTTTCGAGGTGCGCAACACCCTTTTCAAAATTTCTTCAAAAATCCTCCGGGCGCCCCAAACGGGAAACGTCCGCCTCAATGGCTAGTGCCTTCCTCGCGCGAGATCTTGTTCCACACGTTGTACTTGCCGACCGGTTTCTTCATCGGCAGGCGCTTTACTTCCTCGAGCGTCTTGGCGTCGTAGACGATCAGCGCACCGTCCATCTCCCACAGGCTCGCGAGCGCATAGCGGCCGTCGCGCGTGAACTCGATGTGCGCGAGCGTCTGGCCCGGCGCGGCCTTGAGCTCCTTGACGATCTCCAGCGTCTGCTTGTCGATGACCTGCAGCGTGTTCTTGGCCTCGCGACTCATCATCGAGTCGACGAAGGCGTAGCGGCTGTTCTCGTGGCTGCGCAGGAAGAAGCCGGGGCCGCGCGTGGGGATGCGCTTGACGACGCTCCAGTCCTTGAGGTCGATGACCGTGACTTCGGCGGCCTTGAGGTTGGTGCTCGCCATCACGCGCCGGCCCTGCCAGTCCCACGAGATGCCGGAGCCGAGATGCGGCATGCCGTCGAGCGCCAGGTCGGCGATCTTGCGGCGCACGTCGAGGTGCACGACCTGCCCTACGCCTTCGCGCGAGGCGCCGAGAACGGTTGAGTAGTCTTGGGTGAAGAAGAAGTCGTCGAGCGGATCGGCGAGCGTGGTGCGGCGCGGATTGAGGTAACCGGGAACGAAAGCGCCTTCGCGGTACTTGAAGTCGTGGACGAAACCGGTAGGGATGTCCTCGACGTGGCGGTCGTAGCTGATCTCCCAGATCTCGGGCACGTCCTTCAAAGCGGCGACGAAGCTGTTGCGTGGGGTGGCTTCATAGACCGCCGACACGCGCGAACTGGTCTTGCCGTCACGGTCGGTGACGGGGATGGATTTCAGCAGGTTGAGTTCGCCGTCGAGCAGCACCAGCGTGTGTGGCAGGTAGTTGGCGACGGCAACGTGCTTGCCGTCGGGCGACACGGCGACGTTGCGCGTATTGATGCCGGCGCGGACCTCGCTGACGACCTTGAGGTTCCACAGGTCGTACTTGGTGATCCAGCCGTCGCGCGAAGCGAAGAACACGAAGCGGCCGTCGGCCGTGAACTTCGGCCCGCCATGGAGCGCATGCCGGCTCGGGAAACGGTGGATGCGCTCAAGCTTGTCGCCGTCGAGCACCGAGACGTGATGGTCGCCGGTTTCGACGACGAGGAAGAGGTTCATCGGGTCGGCGTCGAACACCGGTTTCGCGGGCAAGGTCGCCGGATCGATGTGGGCGATGCGCGAGGCCCGGATGTCGGACTCGCTCCAGCTCGGCGCGGGCACGACCGGGGTATAGATCCACGCGACGAGAGCGGCGATCTGTTCCTGGGGAATCAGGGCGCCGAACGGCAGCATTTGCGTCGCAGTACGACCGTCGCGGATCACCGTTGCGGCCTCCTCCTTGCGCAGGCGCGCGAGGTTTTCGGGCAGCAGCGCGGGGCCGGTTGCGCCGAGGCGGTCCGGACCATGACAGGCGGCGCAGTGTTGCTGGTAGACCGCCGCGGGGCCCTCCGCGCCCCGCGAGTCGGCCGCATGCAGCGCGAGGGCCGCGCCGACGAGTAAGCCGGAAAGAACCAGGACGCGCCGGACGGGCGACGGCAGAGTGTGCGTGGATTTCATGGAATCCTCGGATCAGGCGGTGCGCCGACGGGAAACGAAGGGGGTGGTGACGACGCGCTCGCCAGCGACCTCGCCGGCTTTCACGCCGATTTCGTCGTCACTGAGGTAGCAGCCGGGGTCCTCGGCCCACGGATCGCCGGTGATCTGCTGTGCACGCACGCGCGAGCTGCCGTTGCAGATGTCGAGATGGTGGCAGGCACCGCAGCGCCCGGACAACGCGCGCGGATGCTGCTTGAGTCCGGCCATCAGCGGATTGGACAGGTCGCTCCATATCTCGGAGAACCTGCGCTCGCGGACGTTACCGAGGGGAACGTGCCACCACATCGTGTCGGGATGAACGACGCCGAGGTTGTCGATGTTGGCGACGTTTACCCCGCTGGCGTTGCCGCCCCATTGCGCGAGCTTGCCGCGGATGTGTTCGACATGCTCGGGGAAGCGCCGCGCGATCCAATGCAGCAGGTAGACGCCGTCGGCGTCATTGTTGCCGGTGACGAAGTCCTTTTCGATGCCGCGCCGGTGCAGGTCCAGGCAGGTTTCGAAGAGCAGGTCCATCGCGTCGCGCGTGGTCTGGTGGCGTGCGTCGTCGGCGCGGTGCTTGTTGCCGCGGCCGGCGTAGTTGAGGTGCGAGAAGTAGAACTTGTCGATACCCTCGTCCTCGACGAGGCGCAGCAGCGCCGGCAGGTCGTGGGCGTTGTCCTCGGTCATCGTGTAGCGCACGCCGACCTTGATGCCACGCCCGAGGCACAGGCGAATGCCGGCCATCGAGGCCTCGAAGGCGCCGTCGAGGCGGCGGAACTTGTCGTGGGTGGCGCCGATGCCGTCGAGGCTGACGCCGACGTAGTCGAAGCCGGTGTCGTCAATCGCGTCGATATTGGCGTCGTTGATCAGCGTGCCATTGCTCGACAGTCCGACATAGAAGCCCATCTCTTTCGCACGCCGGCCGATCTCGAAGATGTCGGGCCGCAACAGCGGTTCACCACCGGACAGGATCAGCACCGGCACGCGGAAGGACTTGAGGTCGTCCATCACCCGGAGGACGTCGGCAGTCGAGAGTTCGCCCGGGAAGTCCTTGTCGGCCGAGATCGAGTAGCAGTGCTTGCAGGTGAGGTTGCAGCGACGGATCAGGTTCCAGATGACGACGGGGCCAGGGGGATTGCGGCGCGGGGCGACGGGCGTCGGGTGGTCGAGTTCGCGGATGAAGTGCGAGATGCGGAACATGGGACTCTCCTCAGAGCTGCCATTACAGCGAACCGCAGCCTTCAGGGAAATGACGCCGGTCAAGGGCGGGCGGATGGCCGCAGGGACCGCCGGCGCGCCCGGGACTCACTCGCCGACGACGACGGCACCCTTCATCTCGGGATGCGGGCCGCATCGGTACTCGAAACGCCCGGCCCGCGGAAAGGTGCGGGACCATTTCTCGCCGGGGAAGAAGCGCTCGGACTCTTCACCGGTCGCTTCGAACAATACCGAATGGCTGGTCCGCTTTTCCCGATTGACCCACGTGACCGTGTCGCCCGCGCGGATCTCGACTACCGCGGGAGAATATTTGTAGTCGACGATGGACACTTCATGCTCGGCAGCGCAGACGATACCGATCTGCCACGCGCCGAGCAGGGCGACCACGGCCGCCGCGTTGGTCTTGAGACGCACGATCATCCCCCGCAAAAGGTACTTGTCGAACGGAACGAAGCCGCCTCCCCCGCGAACGGAGGAAGGCGGCTTGGGGCACAGGCGCGCGAGCGCTCACTTCGCCGCAGTGATGTCGGCGCTGGTGTCGATGCCGAGCTTGTAGCCGAGCGAAACGTGATGGAAACGACCGGCGGCGCTGTCGTCGTGGATCGCGAAGCCGAAGTTGTACGTCTTTCCGGACTCGAGGGCGACATCACCCTCCCCGCCCGCCAGCTTGCGCGCGAACACGACCGTCCAAGTGTCGCCGTCGAGTTTGCCGTCGGCACTCACGAGCGCTTGACCGCCTTCCATCACGCGCTTGTCCGCGACGTAGCCGTTGAAACCTTTCTTCTCTCCGCTGCGCCACTGGTACAGATCGTAGAACTTGCCTTCCGCCAGCGATCCGCCCTTGACGTATTTCAGCTTGGTCTCGGCGGCGCCCGGCATGGTGCGCGAGTCGACGTGGCAGGTGGACCAGCATCCGCCGAGGTCGGCGAGTTCGACCTTGCCGCCGGCTTCCAGCATGAAGGCGACCTTGACGGGGTTCTTCGCATCCATCTTCGCTGCACCGGATGCGGGCGGCTGCTTCCACGAGAAGCGCACGTACAGGTTGTCCGCGTCACGCGCGGCCTGCACCTTGACAGGAATGGCGGGCGCCTTGCCGGCGATCGGAGTCGGCTCGATCTTCTGCCCGCTCGCCATCTTCTTGCCCATGTCGGACGTTTCCGAATGGTGGCAGTCGGCGCAGGTTTCGCCCTTCTTCATGCCGCGCGCGCCGCCGTGTTCCGTGCCCTTGGTGATCCACTCGATCGGGGATACGCCCGGATAAAACACGGTGATGTCCTTCGCGGGGATCTTGCTCCAGTCGGGGGCCGCAGCCATCGCGGCGCCGGTCGCGCCTGCCAGAATTGCGCCGACAACGCCGGCAATTATCGTTTTCTTCATCGTCGATTCCTCAGTTGATTCAGTCGGAGGCCTGGGCCGCGGGCGGCTTACAGGTCGTCTTCCTCGGTCATCCCTTCGGGCTTCGTATGCGCAATGCCTTTGTGACAGTCGATGCAGGTCATGTTGTCCTCGCGCGCCATTTCGTGCTGCTTGCGCGCCCGCTGCTTTTGCGAGTCGGCATTCATGCTCTCGAGGCTGTGGCAGTTACGACACTCGCGCGAATCGGCCGCCTTCATGCGTTTCCACTCGTTGCGGGCGAGCTCGAGGCGCTTGGACGCAAACTTCTCGGGCGTATCGATGGTGCCGGTCAGCTTGCCCCAGACCTCCTTCGAGGCCTGCACCTTGCGGATCATCTTGTGCGTCCAGTCCTTCGGCACATGGCAATCGGGGCAGGTCGCACGCACCCCGGTGCGGTTCGTGTAGTGGATCGTCTTCTTGTATTCCTGATACACGTTGTCGTGCATTTCATGACACGAAATGCAGAACGCCTCCGTATTGGTCGCTTCCAGGACGGTGTTGAAGCCGCCCCAGAAGAGCACGCCGATCGCAAATCCCGCGACCAGGAGGCCCCCGAACGAATACTTCGCGCTCGGACGACACAACGACGCCCAGAATCCTCTCCGCCCTTCCGGCTGCTTGTCGTCTTTGTCTGTCATGACACTCTTTTCTCCCTTCCCGGCCCCCGCGCACGGGGCGCGGGGGACTCAGCAGGCGACCGGAGAACCGATCAATAAACGTCGTGCATCGTGTTGAAGACGTTGAACTTGCCCGTCGGCGTGACGATGGCCGGGTCGGTGATGACCTTCTTCAGCTTGAGGGTCTTGTCGTCATAGATGACGATCGCCGACTGGTCCGTCTTGCCACCCCACAGGGAGATCCACACCTCGTTGCCCGCTTCGTTGAACTCCGGGTGTGTCGCACGGCGGATCGCCTTGCTTTCGGGCAGGCCCGAATCCTTCGCAACGTCGAGACGGCTCGGCGCCTTGCTCAGGTCCTTCAGGTCATACACATAGACGGATTCGGCGATCTCGCGCTCGGGGTTCATCGGTGCATCGGCCCACAGGTGGGTCGACTTCGGATGGGTCTTCACGAACAGATTGCCCGCGCCCGGCATCTTCAATTCCTGCACGACCTTCCAGTTCTTGTCTTTGAATTTCGCGTGCTTTGGATTGTCGGAGGCCGTCGAGATCACCGAGATGACGTCGGCGCCAAGATGGCCGGTGGTCCACACCGGGCCGAATTGCGGGTGCATGAAGTTCGCGCCCCGCCCCGGATGCGGGATCTTCGCCGTGTCGATCAGGCTCGCGAGCTTGCCGGTCTTGGTGTCGACCGCGGCGACCTTGTTCGACGCGTTGGCGGCAACCATGAAGTAGCGCTTGGAAATGTCCCACCCGCCGTCATGCAGGAATTTCGCGGACTCGATCGTCGTGGACTTCAGGTTCTTGATGTCCGTGTAGTCGACCAGCATGATCTGCCCGGTCTCCTTCACGTTCACCACCCACTCGGGCTTGATGTGCGACGCGACGATCGACGCGACGCGCGGTTCCGGGTGGTATTCCCCGTCGACCGTCTGGCCGCGGGTCGAGACGATCTTGATCGGCTCAAGCGTCTCGCCGTCCATGATCGAGAACTGGGGCGGCCAGTAGGTGCCGCCGATCAGGTACTTGTCTTCGAAGCCCTTGAATTTCGACGTATCGACCGAGCGTGCGTCCGAACCAAGGCGCACCGTCGCGACCGTCTTCGGCTCTTCGTACCACATGTCGATGATCGTCGTCAGACCGTCGCGGCCAACGGTGTAGACGTAGCGGCCCGATGCCGACAGGCGGGAGATATGCACCGCATAGCCGGTGTCGAGCACCTTCCAGATCTTGTGCGTGTCGCCGTCGATCAGCGCGAGCTTGCCGGCATCGCGCAGCGTCACCGCAAACACGTTCTTCAGGTTGATGTTGTTCATCTGCTTCTTCGGACGCTCGGCAACCGGAACGATCAACTTCCAGCTGTCCTTCATGTCCTTGAGCGAGAACTCGGGCGGCACGTCCGGCGTCTGCTGGATGTACCGCGCCATCATGTTGATTTCTTCCTTGGTCAGGATGTCGTCATAGTTGACCATCCCGCCTTCGGTGCCGTAGGAGATGATCTTCTCGAGCCGGGCGGTGCCGAGCTTCAGCGTGCCGCCTTCGAGCTTGGTGCCATCGGCCGCGGTCTTCGCCCAGTGCGGTTCAAGGTTCTTGCCGGTGGCACCCTTGCGCAAAACGCCGTGACAACCGGCACAGCGCTCGAAGTAGATCTGCTTTGCCTTCGTTTTTTCGTCGGCAGTCATTTCAGGAGCTGATTGCGCCCACGCCGCGCCGACTGCCATCGGCAGCAGCGCCAGAGCCAGGGTCTTTCCGATCCAATTATGGTTTTGCACCTTTCTCTCCTTAAGCGACACGGAATGTCAAACAACTGGCGCGGAGTATTGACCTGATGACTTTGGGGATCTTTGATGTGTCTTAAATTTCCCCATGCGGCGCGGGGATATAGACATTCGACATACGTGCGAATCCGCTCCGACCGATAGCCGGAGGGACAATGACGGCATCGCCGTCATGCGGAAGGAAAGGGATTCAGCCCGCGTCGCGGATGCGCAGGCCGGTCTTCTTCAGGATCGCCGAGGAGAAGAGCACGTCGCGGGCGCGACACGCCGCGGGGAAGAGCGACTCGAGGCGGGCGGCGATGTCCTCGAGCTGTCCGCGCACGGCGTCGTGGCTGCGACCATGCACCATCGCGAACAGGTTGTACGGCCAGTCCGGAAGGCGACGCGGACGCCGATAGCAGTGCGTGACGGCGGGGAGCGCGCCGAGCCATTCGCCGACCGCATCGATCGCCTCGTCATCGATGTCCCACACACTCATGCCATTGGCCGTATAGCCGATCGCGTAGTGGTTCGGTACCGCCCCGATGCGCCGGATCACGCCTCGCTCGAGCATGGAGCGGATGCGTGCGAGCAATTCCTTCGGAGGGATACCCAGCTCACCGGCGACCGCGCCCCAGGGATCGGGAACCAGCGGCAGGCCGCCCTGGGTCGCGACGATGATGCGGCGTTCGAGGTCGTCGGCAGCCACGTCCGTCATGCCTCCAGCTTCATTTCGACGAAGTACTCGCGTTCCTTCGGAAAGAGGAACACGGGTAGTCCGGTTGCGGCTTCGATGCGCCGGGCGCAGTCGGTGATTCCGTCGGGTCGCTCGGTGGCGAGCACGAACCACATGTTGAGTGCGTGCTCGCGCCGGTAATTGTGTGCGACTTCGACGAACGCGTTGACCTGCGCGGTGACATGTTCGAAGGCATCGTCGGAAACACTCATCGCGGCGAGGCAGAACGCGCCACCGATGCGCTCGATCTGGAACATCGGACCGAAGCGGGTCAGCACGCGCGCGTCGAGCAGACGCTGCAGGCGCGCGAGGACGTCTTCCTCCGCGAGTCCCAAGCGCACGCCGACGTCCGCGAAGGGCTGGCGGGAGAGCGGAAAGTCGCCCTGCAAGGCGTTGATCAGCACACGATCGATGTCATCGAGGGCAACGGGACTGTCGACTGACGTGCGGCGACCGCTCATGTTCCGACGTCCGTCAGGTAACAGGCGCCCTGCTGCTTGAAGCGGCGGCAACTGAAGAGCACCTCGTGCGCCCATCGATCCAGGCCGAGGCGAGCGGCGATGTCGTCACGGGTCGCGCACACGGCTTCGCGCGAGCGTCCGTGGATCATGCAGAACAGGTTGTAGCGCCACCCCGGCAGCGCGCGGCGACGGCGGTAGCACAGGGTGACGGCCGGCTCCGCAGCCATCAGGCGACCGAGCCGGCTGACCTCCTCATCCGGCACGTCCCACACGCACATCGCGTTGGCGCGAAAGCCCAGCTCGTGATGCCGCACGACGATGCCGAAGCGCTTGACGATGCCGTCGGCGAGCCAGCGTTCGATCAGTTCTATAACCATGGCCTCGCTGATCCCGGCCTTCCGCCCCAAGGCATCGAACGGACGCGACTCCAACGGCAGCCCTTCCTGCAGCGCACGCATCAGGGCGCGCTCCAGCCCCGGCAGCGCACAGGCCGCCTCGGGGGCCGGCTGTGCCGGCGCGGCCGCCTCCTTGCATGCGGCGCGCGCAGTGCCGCCCCCGGCCAGATCGAAGCCCAGATCGATGTGGAACTCCTCTTCCAGCGGCAGCACGATCACCGGGCAGCCGGTGTCGTGCTCGATGCTGGCGACGATCTCACGGAGTCGTCCCGGTGACGCTGCGGTAACGACGAACCAGAGGTTATAGGCGTGCTCGCGCTGGTAGTTGTGGTTGACCTCGGCGACGGCGCTCACGCGTGCGGCAATCTCCTCTAGCCGTTCCGCGGGCGCGGCGAGGGCTGCAAGGGCGCTCGCGCCGATGCGCCGCGGCGCAAACACGGCGCCAACACGGCTGACG
It contains:
- a CDS encoding Lrp/AsnC family transcriptional regulator is translated as MSCHGARIVDIAEAGVSGAAVGSGSFRLLNEYQRAFPLVSRPFAAIAAECGLGENEALDALRAWQASGVVSRVGAVFAPRRIGASALAALAAPAERLEEIAARVSAVAEVNHNYQREHAYNLWFVVTAASPGRLREIVASIEHDTGCPVIVLPLEEEFHIDLGFDLAGGGTARAACKEAAAPAQPAPEAACALPGLERALMRALQEGLPLESRPFDALGRKAGISEAMVIELIERWLADGIVKRFGIVVRHHELGFRANAMCVWDVPDEEVSRLGRLMAAEPAVTLCYRRRRALPGWRYNLFCMIHGRSREAVCATRDDIAARLGLDRWAHEVLFSCRRFKQQGACYLTDVGT
- a CDS encoding nitrite reductase, producing the protein MQNHNWIGKTLALALLPMAVGAAWAQSAPEMTADEKTKAKQIYFERCAGCHGVLRKGATGKNLEPHWAKTAADGTKLEGGTLKLGTARLEKIISYGTEGGMVNYDDILTKEEINMMARYIQQTPDVPPEFSLKDMKDSWKLIVPVAERPKKQMNNINLKNVFAVTLRDAGKLALIDGDTHKIWKVLDTGYAVHISRLSASGRYVYTVGRDGLTTIIDMWYEEPKTVATVRLGSDARSVDTSKFKGFEDKYLIGGTYWPPQFSIMDGETLEPIKIVSTRGQTVDGEYHPEPRVASIVASHIKPEWVVNVKETGQIMLVDYTDIKNLKSTTIESAKFLHDGGWDISKRYFMVAANASNKVAAVDTKTGKLASLIDTAKIPHPGRGANFMHPQFGPVWTTGHLGADVISVISTASDNPKHAKFKDKNWKVVQELKMPGAGNLFVKTHPKSTHLWADAPMNPEREIAESVYVYDLKDLSKAPSRLDVAKDSGLPESKAIRRATHPEFNEAGNEVWISLWGGKTDQSAIVIYDDKTLKLKKVITDPAIVTPTGKFNVFNTMHDVY
- a CDS encoding AsnC family transcriptional regulator, with protein sequence MSGRRTSVDSPVALDDIDRVLINALQGDFPLSRQPFADVGVRLGLAEEDVLARLQRLLDARVLTRFGPMFQIERIGGAFCLAAMSVSDDAFEHVTAQVNAFVEVAHNYRREHALNMWFVLATERPDGITDCARRIEAATGLPVFLFPKEREYFVEMKLEA
- a CDS encoding NapC/NirT family cytochrome c — encoded protein: MTDKDDKQPEGRRGFWASLCRPSAKYSFGGLLVAGFAIGVLFWGGFNTVLEATNTEAFCISCHEMHDNVYQEYKKTIHYTNRTGVRATCPDCHVPKDWTHKMIRKVQASKEVWGKLTGTIDTPEKFASKRLELARNEWKRMKAADSRECRNCHSLESMNADSQKQRARKQHEMAREDNMTCIDCHKGIAHTKPEGMTEEDDL
- a CDS encoding Lrp/AsnC family transcriptional regulator, whose translation is MTDVAADDLERRIIVATQGGLPLVPDPWGAVAGELGIPPKELLARIRSMLERGVIRRIGAVPNHYAIGYTANGMSVWDIDDEAIDAVGEWLGALPAVTHCYRRPRRLPDWPYNLFAMVHGRSHDAVRGQLEDIAARLESLFPAACRARDVLFSSAILKKTGLRIRDAG
- the nirJ gene encoding heme d1 biosynthesis radical SAM protein NirJ — translated: MFRISHFIRELDHPTPVAPRRNPPGPVVIWNLIRRCNLTCKHCYSISADKDFPGELSTADVLRVMDDLKSFRVPVLILSGGEPLLRPDIFEIGRRAKEMGFYVGLSSNGTLINDANIDAIDDTGFDYVGVSLDGIGATHDKFRRLDGAFEASMAGIRLCLGRGIKVGVRYTMTEDNAHDLPALLRLVEDEGIDKFYFSHLNYAGRGNKHRADDARHQTTRDAMDLLFETCLDLHRRGIEKDFVTGNNDADGVYLLHWIARRFPEHVEHIRGKLAQWGGNASGVNVANIDNLGVVHPDTMWWHVPLGNVRERRFSEIWSDLSNPLMAGLKQHPRALSGRCGACHHLDICNGSSRVRAQQITGDPWAEDPGCYLSDDEIGVKAGEVAGERVVTTPFVSRRRTA
- a CDS encoding ethylbenzene dehydrogenase-related protein; the encoded protein is MKKTIIAGVVGAILAGATGAAMAAAPDWSKIPAKDITVFYPGVSPIEWITKGTEHGGARGMKKGETCADCHHSETSDMGKKMASGQKIEPTPIAGKAPAIPVKVQAARDADNLYVRFSWKQPPASGAAKMDAKNPVKVAFMLEAGGKVELADLGGCWSTCHVDSRTMPGAAETKLKYVKGGSLAEGKFYDLYQWRSGEKKGFNGYVADKRVMEGGQALVSADGKLDGDTWTVVFARKLAGGEGDVALESGKTYNFGFAIHDDSAAGRFHHVSLGYKLGIDTSADITAAK
- a CDS encoding plastocyanin/azurin family copper-binding protein, with protein sequence MVALLGAWQIGIVCAAEHEVSIVDYKYSPAVVEIRAGDTVTWVNREKRTSHSVLFEATGEESERFFPGEKWSRTFPRAGRFEYRCGPHPEMKGAVVVGE
- a CDS encoding nitrite reductase, translated to MKSTHTLPSPVRRVLVLSGLLVGAALALHAADSRGAEGPAAVYQQHCAACHGPDRLGATGPALLPENLARLRKEEAATVIRDGRTATQMLPFGALIPQEQIAALVAWIYTPVVPAPSWSESDIRASRIAHIDPATLPAKPVFDADPMNLFLVVETGDHHVSVLDGDKLERIHRFPSRHALHGGPKFTADGRFVFFASRDGWITKYDLWNLKVVSEVRAGINTRNVAVSPDGKHVAVANYLPHTLVLLDGELNLLKSIPVTDRDGKTSSRVSAVYEATPRNSFVAALKDVPEIWEISYDRHVEDIPTGFVHDFKYREGAFVPGYLNPRRTTLADPLDDFFFTQDYSTVLGASREGVGQVVHLDVRRKIADLALDGMPHLGSGISWDWQGRRVMASTNLKAAEVTVIDLKDWSVVKRIPTRGPGFFLRSHENSRYAFVDSMMSREAKNTLQVIDKQTLEIVKELKAAPGQTLAHIEFTRDGRYALASLWEMDGALIVYDAKTLEEVKRLPMKKPVGKYNVWNKISREEGTSH
- the thrS gene encoding threonine--tRNA ligase; amino-acid sequence: MPNITLPDGSVRSFDHPVTVLDVAASIGAGLAKASLAGKVDGKLVDLSHRIESDASLAIVTDKTEEGVDVIRHSTAHLLAHAVKELFPDAQVTIGPVIENGFYYDFSYKRPFTPEDLESIEKRMAELVKREIPVTREVWPRDKAVEFFKSQGENYKAEIIASIPQGEDVSLYRQGDFIDLCRGPHVPSTGKLKVFKLTKLAGAYWRGDSKNEMLQRVYGTAWAKKEDLESYLHMLEEAEKRDHRKLGRLLDLFHLQEEAPGMVFWHANGWTLWQQVEQYMRRTILDNGYQEVKTPQIVDRSLWEKSGHWGMYSDLMFTTQSEKRDYAVKPMNCPCHIQIFNQGLKSYRDLPLRMAEFGSCHRNEPSGSLHGIMRVRNFVQDDAHIFCAEDQVQAESAAFIRLLQKVYADFGFNDILIKLSTRPDKRVGTDEQWDAAEAALAAALDAQGLAYELQPGEGAFYGPKIEFSLKDCLNRVWQCGTLQLDFNLPVRLGAEYVAEDNAKKYPVMLHRAILGSLERFIGILIEHFAGALPLWLSPVQAVVLNISEGQSEYATEVTKRLKRAGFRVEADLRNEKITYKIREHSVHKLPYQIVIGEKEKAAGLVAVRARGGQDLGQMTLDTLIERWQREVEARSASI